A genomic region of Elephas maximus indicus isolate mEleMax1 chromosome 10, mEleMax1 primary haplotype, whole genome shotgun sequence contains the following coding sequences:
- the LOC126083936 gene encoding olfactory receptor 11H6-like — MYILTLFGNMAIVCAVPWDHRLHTLMYILLGNFSFLEICYVNSDVPNMLVNFLSKTKTISFSQCLLQLYFFFSLGTTECLFLSVMAYDPFLAICHLLYYLTVMTNKFCGSLVIFCWVYGFLWFLIPVILVTQLPFCGSNVIDDFLCDLGPLLDLASACVPIPRTALICGAMSSLLIFATFFYLIGSYTLVLRDVMQVPSAAGQKKAFSTCSSQLAVVFLFCGSVKITYVSPGSGQAEGMQKFTTFFYSVSTPFSTP; from the coding sequence ATGTACATCCTGACTCTCTTTGGAAACATGGCCATTGTGTGTGCAGTGCCCTGGGATCACCGGCTCCATACACTCATGTACATCCTGCTGGGCAACTTCTCCTTCCTGGAGATCTGCTATGTCAACTCTGATGTGCCCAACATGCTGGTCAACTTCCTCTCCAAGACCAAAACCATCTCCTTCAGTCAGTGCCTCCtacagttgtacttcttcttctCACTGGGCACAACTGAATGCTTATTTCTCTCTGTCATGGCCTATGACccattcctggcaatctgccaccTCCTGTACTACCTCACAGTCATGACTAATAAGTTCTGTGGCAGCCTGGTCATCTTTTGCTGGGTGTATGGCTTCCTCTGGTTCCTGATCCCAGTGATACTTGTTACTCAACTGCCATTTTGTGGCTCAAATGTTATTGATGACTTTCTGTGTGACCTGGGTCCTCTGCTAGACCTGGCTTCAGCCTGTGTCCCAATCCCAAGGACTGCTCTCATATGTGGCGCCATGAgttcccttctcatctttgccaccTTTTTCTACCTTATTGGCTCATACACGCTGGTGCTCAGGGATGTGATGCAGGTGCCctcagctgctggccaaaagaaggccttctccacctgctcctCCCAGCTGgctgtggtgtttctgttctgTGGATCTGTCAAGATAACCTATGTGAGCCCTGGGTCAGGACAAGCAGAGGGCATGCAGAAGTTCACTACTTTTTTCTACTCAGTTTCGACCCCATTTTCAACCCCATGA